One genomic segment of Acinetobacter oleivorans DR1 includes these proteins:
- the galE gene encoding UDP-glucose 4-epimerase GalE, translating into MILVTGGLGFIGSHIALSLMAQGQEVVIVDNLANSTLQTLERLEFISGMYVPFVKLDVRNTPALNKVFEQYSIDAVIHTAGFKSIEESNLKPLEYYNDNVSCIMSLLRAMQRTGVRHFIHLSSLAAYGKSGLQLSETDEFNYAYPNPYIKSQQMIEEIIRDTYKIDHEWKIAILRLSNIVGAFEHGVLGEYVAQLPKNIVPLAMQVAAMQRDLIELQDQAETSDHTTERSFLHVLDVCEAVTASLHWLRDQTHCCEAFNIAHDQVHSVRQLLDEISQVTQSEIPTQPAIYKHVELSQVAADISKAKTLLNWTPKRPLKQMIEDEWRFYQNTLNGR; encoded by the coding sequence ATGATTTTAGTGACAGGTGGTTTAGGCTTTATCGGTTCACACATTGCGTTGAGTCTCATGGCTCAGGGTCAAGAAGTGGTAATTGTCGATAATTTGGCTAATTCAACCTTGCAAACGCTGGAACGCCTAGAGTTTATTTCAGGTATGTACGTTCCATTTGTTAAACTTGATGTACGTAATACACCCGCATTGAATAAGGTCTTCGAGCAATATTCAATTGATGCAGTTATTCACACTGCTGGGTTTAAATCAATTGAAGAATCTAATCTTAAACCTCTTGAATATTATAATGATAATGTAAGTTGCATCATGAGTTTACTACGTGCCATGCAACGCACAGGTGTTCGTCACTTTATTCATTTGTCTAGCCTTGCAGCATATGGAAAATCTGGTCTGCAATTAAGCGAAACAGACGAATTCAATTATGCTTATCCTAATCCCTATATTAAGTCTCAACAGATGATTGAAGAAATTATCCGTGATACTTATAAAATTGATCATGAGTGGAAAATTGCGATCTTGCGCTTATCTAATATCGTAGGTGCATTTGAACATGGGGTGCTCGGAGAGTATGTTGCTCAGCTCCCTAAAAATATTGTACCGCTTGCCATGCAAGTTGCAGCAATGCAACGTGATTTGATTGAATTACAAGATCAAGCTGAAACATCAGATCATACGACTGAACGCAGTTTTCTACACGTTTTAGATGTGTGTGAAGCTGTAACTGCCAGCTTACATTGGCTACGTGATCAAACACATTGTTGTGAAGCATTTAATATTGCCCATGACCAAGTTCACTCTGTGCGTCAATTACTAGATGAAATTTCACAGGTAACTCAATCTGAAATTCCGACTCAACCTGCGATTTACAAACATGTTGAATTAAGTCAGGTTGCGGCAGACATATCCAAAGCAAAAACATTATTGAATTGGACACCTAAACGTCCGTTAAAACAAATGATTGAAGATGAATGGCGTTTTTATCAAAATACATTAAATGGAAGATAA
- the fumC gene encoding class II fumarate hydratase — MQTRIEHDTMGEIEVPNEALWGAQTQRSLQNFKIGQERLPRAMIRAMGLVKKAAAITNAELEQLPQDLSQYIVVAAEEVIDGKWDSQFPLVVWQTGSGTQSNMNCNEVIANIANQKLGQVLGAQKPVHPNDHVNRAQSTNDSFPTAIHVAASLQINELLIPAVEQLKATLQKKSDEFQSIVKIGRTHLQDATPLTLGQEFSGYVSQLEHGLVRLQQALTGLYELPLGGTAVGTGLNAHPDYAVKAAAQLALLTGLPFVTAPNKFEALAGRDAAVFASGALKTLAVSLNKIANDIRWLASGPRCGFGEIRIPENEPGSSIMPGKVNPTQSEAMTMVVAQVLGNDTTINVAGASGNFELNVFMPVIAYNLLQSIQLLGDACNSFNDHCAVGIEPNQDKIDHFLHNSLMLVTALNPVIGYENSAKVAKTAYKENKTLKQVAVELGLVTAEQFDEVVKPEKMVSPNSK, encoded by the coding sequence ATGCAAACACGAATTGAACATGACACTATGGGTGAGATTGAAGTTCCAAATGAAGCATTGTGGGGGGCACAGACTCAACGCAGCTTACAGAACTTTAAAATCGGGCAAGAACGATTACCCCGTGCCATGATTCGAGCAATGGGGCTGGTGAAAAAGGCTGCTGCAATAACTAATGCTGAACTTGAACAGTTACCGCAAGATTTGAGCCAATATATTGTGGTTGCGGCTGAAGAAGTCATTGATGGTAAATGGGATTCACAGTTTCCTTTAGTGGTCTGGCAGACGGGTTCAGGTACGCAAAGTAACATGAACTGCAATGAAGTGATTGCCAATATTGCCAACCAAAAATTAGGCCAAGTGTTGGGTGCGCAAAAACCTGTACATCCAAATGATCATGTCAACCGTGCTCAATCAACGAACGATTCATTTCCAACCGCTATTCACGTAGCAGCAAGTTTGCAAATTAATGAATTGCTTATTCCTGCAGTAGAACAGCTTAAAGCGACTTTGCAAAAAAAATCAGATGAGTTTCAGTCTATTGTTAAAATTGGTCGTACCCATTTACAAGATGCAACTCCATTAACACTAGGTCAAGAATTTAGTGGCTATGTGTCTCAGCTTGAGCATGGATTAGTTCGTTTGCAACAGGCATTGACAGGTTTATATGAATTACCATTGGGTGGTACTGCGGTAGGTACAGGGTTAAATGCACATCCTGACTATGCAGTGAAAGCAGCTGCTCAACTTGCTTTGCTTACAGGTTTACCATTTGTGACTGCTCCAAACAAATTTGAAGCGCTTGCAGGGCGTGACGCTGCTGTTTTTGCTTCTGGTGCATTAAAAACGCTTGCAGTTAGTTTAAATAAAATTGCGAATGATATTCGTTGGTTGGCCAGTGGTCCACGTTGTGGTTTCGGTGAAATCCGTATCCCAGAAAATGAACCTGGCTCAAGCATTATGCCAGGTAAAGTAAACCCAACACAAAGTGAAGCAATGACCATGGTTGTTGCGCAAGTGCTTGGAAATGATACGACCATTAATGTGGCTGGTGCTTCAGGTAACTTTGAATTAAACGTATTTATGCCTGTGATTGCTTATAACTTATTGCAGTCTATTCAATTGCTGGGTGATGCTTGTAATAGTTTTAATGATCACTGTGCGGTAGGAATTGAACCTAATCAGGATAAAATTGATCACTTCTTACATAACTCTCTTATGTTAGTCACTGCTTTAAACCCAGTGATTGGTTATGAAAATTCTGCAAAAGTTGCTAAGACTGCCTATAAGGAAAATAAAACTTTGAAGCAGGTTGCCGTTGAGCTTGGTTTAGTTACAGCAGAGCAATTTGATGAAGTGGTTAAACCTGAAAAAATGGTTTCACCAAATAGTAAATAA